In Diorhabda sublineata isolate icDioSubl1.1 chromosome 2, icDioSubl1.1, whole genome shotgun sequence, the sequence atcttatctgatgatttttcaactttttgtttCCCTTTCACAATcttattaatgtttttcaaccatacaaataaatgaaattttgaaacataataaaGAAACGATTTGAACGTATCATGATCTTCACAAAGAAAAACATTCATATTGTCATtgtcatttttgacaataaacatGTTTCACATTGAATAAGTGTATTTTCTAATGAACTGGGTAAACCTtcacaaacattatttttacacataattgagagatttttaaaatttacgtGACCTAACCTTTTGTGtcatttttccttttcttttacAACATTACAAACATTGGATTCAATTTCTAAAACTATATTACCATTTAGTTCATATAGATTTCCTCTCTTTTCAGCTAATGCAAtagtttcatcatttttgtttagaattttcaaataattctgctgagCCCAAATTTTATTGCCATTATCAGTTATTTTTGACATACTTAATaagttttttgacatttctggTGCAAAATAGCAATTTTTAATATGTGTTTTGACTTCTTTATCACCTACAGTAAAATTTACTACTATTGTCCCTACAGCCAAAGCTTTTATTATATGACCATCACCTACCTTAAtgtttactgttttttttaattctcttaTCTCGTTAAAATAAGTCTCTTTATTAACAATATGATCACTGCATCTGCTGTCTAGAAGccatgttattttttcttttgcttCTGTTACATCTTTCTCTGAATTCATGACTGTTACCTGAAAAGAGTTGTATTCTTGTGCATCTGCAAAATTTCCTGTCGAGTTAGAACTGCTTGTTTCTTCTCTGTATCTTCCTCTGCCTCTAAAAGATCCTCTACGGTTCCTGTGACCTCTGTAATGACCTCTTGTATTGCAATAACTTGTACAAAATCTCTGTATATGACCCATATGTCCACatttgaagcattttttaataccattctgttcttcataattttttacatgATTTCCTCTGTTTATTGCTTGTGAGTTAAATACTTGTGTATTATTCTCTTTAATTGGATTCTTCTTGAAATCTATGAGTAACTTTGACTTAACATATCCTACAGTTCTTTGATTAGGAGGCAATGCATCTACAATATCTATTAAATTGTCATAGGTTTCTGAGAGAGTAAGTAATAGATAATTAAGGTGGTCATCTTCTGATATTTGTTCTCCTGTACTTCGTAATTCATTTATGTGTTGTTCGAATCTCGTTAAGAATTCTTTAGcatcattttctttcatttttaattctaataattttctttttgcgATTAGCTTCAATGCTGTTGAGGATGGCTCAtatattgatttcaatttttggatCATATCAGATGCTGTTTTTTCGTTGATAATTAGTTCAAGTTGAGCATTTGACACACCTTGTACTATTAGAGATCTTGCTTTGACATCATTTCTTTTCCAATTTGTTCTCTGTGCCTCTTCTTCTATTCCCTCTggcattttttcattaattacatTTATGCAATTTTTACTCTCCAATACTATCATTAATCTAAATTTCCATTTGGTCCAATCTTTACCATCAAATATCGGCAAAGCAAAATCGTCTCTTCTGCCGGCCATGCTTTCAAGCTATtctatttaaccttcaattttttactttttcaaatatcgacTTAATCTTCTTATTCAATTACCTTTTTTAACAAACCACGCTCTGCTACCatgttaaaataatgaataacgtggatagtttttatatttattaacttctatataagaaaatgttcaaagacACTATCATTTGTCTAAAAAGTGCTCTGGCCATAACTTCTGACGTTGTTCGTTGCTTGCTTCGTTCATCTCGTTCACCCTCCTAGCTGTCACGTATTGTTAGTTTGTTTTTCTCGCGCACAGGACAGAAAACATAGACAATGATCAATAAGTATCTGAGAATCAACAGAAACAGCAACTTTGCAGATACTTATAAGGTGAATGGACTAGCGTTCGAGTCGATAACTTTGCAAATATTTATAAGGTGAATGGAATAGCGTTCGAGTTGACAACTTTGCAATTATAGGAGAACCACGTATTTGTGTtaactattattgaaaaagttaactgatgtttgttaaataaaaataaagtaatataTCATAAAATGTTCTTGGTTTATTTACACTTAtatattcattgttttttaaatgacTTATAATGTACAAAacgttttaacaaaattatatccAACAAAAGTACCTAAACTTATCGCGAAGCTAAATATTAGGttgtaacaaataaataaagtggatgtattgttttgtttaaaattttttaaattaagatttcttcaatatttattttatgtatgtgGTATTAAATTGTACCTCATTTAtgttaacaaacattttttattgaaaagtaatttGGTAAGTTTGGcagtgataaaaatatatttatagataatataTGCGAATCTCATCTTAGTTCTTAATAATACAAGCTatgtataaaattcaacttcaattcaaattcaaaattcaatatatttctacCAAGAAATATCGAAGAAATAATCTCGATACCATTATTTACATAATTACCTACCCATACTTTAGTAAGAGAAATATCAATAATGACCAAACCTGCAAggaattataagaaataatgtttttattattttgaaatttttattgagtttttacAAAACACAAAACATCAGATCTGACTATTACATTTTTAACTCTTTGGTTTTATTTGttaatgtaaaatttcttttataatgtgATAACTACAAAGTACAATACTATAATGTTGTTTATTAACCTAAGAACCATATTAAACGAAAAGTATAAggatttcatttttcaatgcAATACCCAGGGATGTTCAATAAACaagtttaaaaagaaaataaaatgggACATGTAACTATAGCATTAATGAttgttttaaacaattaaaacaatttttttgcaattctatatttatcaatttctgcTTTTCCAAAACGTTGTTAAGTGACATTGCACCctaaattgattatttgttttttcagtaGCGAGTGCCATGCGTCACCTATTGTAAACTTTTCAGGGCATGTGCATGACACTTCCTCAAAAACCACAAAACTAAATTTAGGGCAAAACTGTACTTACGTTTTGAAAAGACATGCTTCAAAttataataccaaaataaaaaccCGTACTACTTACTATGTAGAACAATTTGCATTAATAAATGCAAATCTAAACATTATCACTAGGGTTCACGCCAGCATAGCGACAATTGTCGCCAAATCATCAAGAAATGTCGCCAAAATCATACACATCAACGACaaatttgtcgcccaaaatatttttaaaaaaacctatgtTTTGTAGAGCACCTGGATCAAAAGCTCGGACTGATCCGAATaatatttttgggtttttgttaaataaatatattttattttttaggatgGTACATAAACTTCGTCGCGAAGCATAATCATAAATCGTTCTAACACAACTGGCCTCGTCTTACTACAGTCCCTTGACTTTTAACATAATCTCCCCACTACCCTTAAGCACAGAGCGCATGTCTCGAATGCCCGGCTGTATAGGCAAATCATAATACTTGAATGCAATAACGGCTGCCTAACTAAAAATGCCTACACtttatatttactgtgctgtttttgcataaaagaatttatgtatgccgtaaaaatatgtataaaagtgtgtgtagcatgcatatgttaatttttttacttttgtctaccACATTATATTTTTGAACCACTAAATCATAACTTGGGTGGTCGTTTTGGACCACTAATTTTTCATTGCTGGTGTGAACCCTAATTATCACCGTCAGTATCTGTTGCAGAATCACTCTCAGTATCGTTAGAAAGGGAAATAATTATAGGTTGTAGAAGATCATCCATAATCCCATCCAATTCGTAcatgttttcttcttcttttaatacATGTGCTATACAATTTTGCCAATTAATATTGTTAACATTATCCAATGCTTCCATTAACAACTCTTTTACATCTTTTAATTTAAACGCAACGTTTTTGGTTGCCacctcattttttaatttagccGAAACTAATTCTATAGGGTTTAATTCTCAGTGATATGGCGGTAGCcttaacaaaacttttattattttgttgtgtCATTTCATCAGTAACATATGtgttgaatttttctttatattgatttattatttaaataagttagGATCGAACCATACCCatataaaattctatattttttaatcgtaATCAATACTGCACATCTTTCTTCAATGAACATGTTGTGGGAACCTTTTCTATTTGACGGCTATGGTAGGATGCATTGTTCATTACAATTACAGCACAATCtggcaatttttttagaaattcagAAAACCATTGTTCAAACACTGTCCCATTCATATCCTCatgataatctccagtttttttacTTTCGAAAACGAGTAATGTCTCTTTAACAAATCCTTGTTCACATCCAGCATGAAGAATTATAAGATGTTTACCTTTTCCTGATGGGCTTTTAAGACCTGTAGATAATCCTTTGTTAAAAGCTTgggttttattttgatatttgtatcTATTGATCTACCTTCTGACATGTAACGTTTGATAGATGTTAAGTATTGTCGTCTCCATCTTACAATATCATCACGTTCTATTAAAACACTCTTACAGCTTCttttcaaatatctaaaaatttatacatattacatgaatatttaatacacactaaataaataaaagaaaataataaggGACACCCACACACTACCtacttttatttctatatttgataaacataggtatatttaaatataatggtCTGCAGATTGTATAAGGGAAAGTTCATTAAAATATCCTATAGTTATGCTAGATTATTTGTTAACATCTTAATAGGCTTGTCTTTATTTGAAacttatttttagttttattaattttatctacATTAATGTATGAATATGATGCACTTTTTAATTGGAGATAAGAGTACCTgtattacaaataattatttttgactaaatagattatttaggttggttaaaaaaatcataagcTATAACAAACAAGTGAccaatgataaaataatgatgTCCTTTATATAAAACATGACAAAATTGACTACTTGAAATTGATTTCTTTCATAAGTTTGTATAATGATGAACGAGCGACATTTTGTAAATCcgtatttttcttaatttcatttaaaattttgttcaatgcgGGGatcttgttttaaaaaaagaaactatgTATAATTCGTCGAATGATATTTTACTAGTTTCATCAAATGTTTTAACAAGGCCTGAACGACCTCCAGAATGTTTTGGACTAACAACTGTTCCCGTACTTCGATATTCTTTTATCGTACGATATACAGTCGATTTCGCAATTCCTAAAAACTAAATATGTTTCAagttaatttcatacaaaaatgtaatttttccaTAACTTACCCATCGTTGTAACAATTTTAGACACAACAGTAAACTTGATTTTTGGTTGATcagttaaaatttgtttatacaaatttatCATACTCTGTTTTTCGTTTAGTGATAAATTACCCAAACCTATCAATTTTTGGTGGAGAAGAAAGACCGCTGGTACTTGGAGTAGTATCCATATTTAATCAAAAGTTATACAAGATAAGAACTGTTTTTTTTAAGTTGAAATAAAGCAATGCACAACAACCAGAAATGATGAATGAACAAAGTTTACaagtagaaaatatatttaggtTAGGTATTGACAAGTATTTTGTTACAGATCATAGATAAAGGATAGTCTTCTCATCATCAGTGATTTGCTGTCTAAAACATTTGTTTTCTGTCTTCTACATACTGATCGGGGAGCCTCGTTCATGTTCTATAAACTACAAACTTATTACTAGCTGTGCCCGCGACTTCGTTCACGTAAATAAAGGTTTTTTATAAACTCTTATTATTTATGTACTACCAAGGAGAATTAAAATCAATGTTTGATATAAATAGatcaatatattaaacaaaaattacgcTTACAAATCTTACaacataatatatatacaaaaaaaaacagttcttTAGTAAGTATTTACAATGCCTCTTTATATATAACGTTAGACGTTTGGTTTGTCGggataattatatcaataaattatttgcttCACTCACGAGAGCAGCGTAGGGTTGACCGTGTGAGAAGCAGTTTATACCAAGGTCCACCCCTGAAACCGGGAATTGGACTCGTTTGAAATGAAATGGAAAGTTTTTTGGGAAGAGAGGGATTCTTGGTATAAACACCCGCGTTTGCCATGGACAATATGAGCGATATAATGGGGTTATTTGGAAGACGCTTCAGTTTGCCctaaagtcaaaaaaattgaatatctgGAAATGGCAGCAAGTTCTGACTGAATAACTCAGGTCTCTGTTATGTACTGTAATAAACTGCATGCCACATAACGTAAATTCAATCATCATCGAAGATCAGTAAATGGCTATTCAGTTCCTATTTGGCTATCTTCTCCTGGTccagttttcttaaaaaaaaacaagtgaGGCAAAGCAAATTTGAACCACTTGTAGAAGAGGTTGAGCTCCTAGATACTAATTCTGACTATGCACATGTTCGACTACCGAATGGTAATGAGGCTACTGATTCACAACGACATCTAGCTCCTAGGGGAGACCTTGATGCGATAATGGGTGTACCTAATGTTAAAGGATACACAGGAGCggacattttgaaaattatataatcatTAGACAAGAAGTTTAAGAGAATATTCACCCAGAAAGTGGACATACTTTAAAtgtctttaattatttttttttgttaattgttacTTTAAATAATTGTCAGTTTTCacagtaattaataaaaaactgcgGAGACTAcggtttttttattatgaatggTTGGCGGTCCtgctaatgaaatttttaagtgcAGTCATCTTGACTTTTATTTTACTTCATATAGTCCAGTTCGcttgtaatttgaatttattttgtcaaGTAATTAAAGCTCTTCAAAACCATAAATTATGTCGGTCTGAGTTTAATTAGGTTAGAACATGAAAATCACATCATTCCATGTGATGACAAACATGAATTTATATTGACTAGCCTTATTTCTAAAATTGCCCTACATACATTTTAATGCTACATAACTTTAAACATAATATCATCATGGAAATGCTGTGTAGTAAACTGTAGACCCATAACTTTACTTTGTACTCAAGGGGGTGAAGATACAATTCTATTAAATGATATTGTTCTAGTTTCTACTGTCCTAATCAATCTCTGCCTTCAATCGTTCCAGATTAATCTGATTCTTTATGTTTTGTATCTCTATTTCTAATTTGAAATGTGGTGAATAAAGATccacatttttttgttcaagaGAAAAGATTTGTGTCACCTATTCAAATGATATaccaagtttttttaaaaaaaaataataatattaattcatttagatattattatttaatagcaGATGTGTGAATCCGCTAATTCAACGCTCATTACTAGAGTCGTCGTGAACGTTAGTCATGAGTGACATTCTCGCCGCGACCATAACGATAGTTGTTACGGCGAAAAGAGTATTTCAGGCGCTGTGAACGTTTAGTGAAATGAATCCATAAACTACTTTCATATATTACGTTACATATTAcctatttttattcataacatTCATTACTTATGGAAATAATAATGACTATCATTATCACAAACAATTTGGCAGCCTTAATTTTCATTGCGTATGCGCTTATTAGTCCTCCATCGATCAAATCCTCGACCGAGCGGCCACAGAGTGAGATAATTAAACACCCACAGAACATACCAGTTATGTTTTGTCTTATATGTAATAcccctatatggacagttggtatggaaaaaaaaacgtcactacgttacggtgccgacaatattcattttctctctcgttcgagactctttatctatactgcgtaTGCTTGAGAATGCACAGAACCGAGCAGGCAGAGTAATTACTGTTACTAGTCACTGTGCACACGCTGCCCTTCCTGGAACAGCTGTGTATGGTGCAATAAAAGCAGCATTATCTGCATTTAATGATGGTTTTAGAACAAAAATGAGTAAATATGGAGTGAAGGTTATTCAATTCAAACCTGGCTCTTTCACTTTACAAAGTAACATAATGGCCAAGCA encodes:
- the LOC130453152 gene encoding uncharacterized protein LOC130453152, coding for MDTTPSTSGLSSPPKIDRFGYLKRSCKSVLIERDDIVRWRRQYLTSIKRYMSEGLKSPSGKGKHLIILHAGCEQGFVKETLLVFESKKTGDYHEDMNGTVFEQWFSEFLKKLPDCAVIVMNNASYHSRQIEKVPTTCSLKKDVQY